The Humulus lupulus chromosome 3, drHumLupu1.1, whole genome shotgun sequence genome window below encodes:
- the LOC133825209 gene encoding uncharacterized protein At3g49055-like, which translates to MMGSGNTEQSLESFSGTKLDSSECEEEVVSLASTVERIMKNLRLEITKLRRSLEESRSDTERLQSLTEKQAQIIEENRLYIKELEERERIVFKNEFNVYN; encoded by the exons ATGATGGGAAGTGGGAACACTGAGCAATCACTAGAGAGTTTTTCAGGAACCAAGTTAGATAGCAGTGAGTGTGAAGAGGAGGTAGTAAGCCTG GCATCAACTGTGGAGAGGATAATGAAGAATTTACGGCTTGAGATAACTAAGTTGAGGCGATCTTTGGAAGAATCCAG GTCAGACACCGAGCGATTGCAGAGTCTTACAGAGAAACAAGCTCAAATTATTGAAGAAAACAGGTTATACATCAAGGAGttagaggaaagagagagaattgtttttaaaaatgagTTTAATGTATACAATTAG